GATACGATAAACTATCGATAGCTCGTCGTCGCTCCAAGGGCAAGACTATGGACAAAATTGAGTTGCGAATCAATATAAAATTTCCCGCCGGTGCAAAGCGGTTTTAAATATAACAACACGGAAACAATGATAGTTTTATTAAAATTGTGAACCATTTGTGTGTGAGGTCTTAAAAACAAGACACTTTTTGATTGACTAATCAACCTGGGCTTGCTAGTTTTATGTCGGGTTAGGGTTGTTCCTTTGGGTTCGGGGCGAGTGCTGTCATTGACTATGCGGCGACCGCCGGAGTTTCGGTGGTCGCGTCGCCCAAAGCTGGTTGGGGCGTTCTTTTGTCGTGATGGAAGTATTGTCATGTGCAGTCTCCGAACTGGAGAAGTCAGCAGTGCTTGTCTGTTGCGGCAAAGAAAGAATCTCACACAATGGGTTTCCTCCCATTTGTCTTTGAAAATACTCAGAAAGGTGATGTCGTTGACGCTTCATGTTCGGTTGTGTGTGAACCAAATCGAGCAAGAAGACGGAAGCGATCTTAAGCAGCAATTTTGAGGAAGCCATACGGTTGGCTTGACGGTGGGGTATTGCCTTCGGCGCACGGTGCTGTCGAAGGAGAGGGATTGTTTTGACGTTCGTTTCAAAAAACGCGGTGCACTGTGTGCCGCAAAGCGGAGGTGTGCGTATGTCTTTGGAAGCAGCGATACACGTTACTCGTCCCTCCAAACGGGACGCCTACCTCGACTGGACACAAATGCTCAGCGGGGCGGTACTGATTCTTTTTATGTGGTCGCACATGATTCTTGTGTCTTCGGTTGTCATTGGGCCTGGAGCCATGAACGCTCTGGCGTACTTTTTTGAAGCGACCTACATGGCACAAGCTGGCGGGCCCATAATCTTTTTAATTTTTTTACTGCATTTTCTGCTGGCGGCGCGCAAAATTCCGTTTCGTTCCGATGGTGTTAAAATTGCCGTTGGACATGCTAGAATGCTCAACCATCGCGACACGTGGTTATGGCTTGTTCAGGTCATCACCGCGCTGGTCATCCTGGTTCTGGGTGCCATCCATATGTGGGTTGTGTTGACGGATTTACCCATTACGGCTGCAAAGTCGGCCGCGCGCATGCAGAAAGCCCCGTGGTTTCTTTTTTATCTCATCCTACTTCCTATGGTCGAAATGCATGTTTCCGTTGGATTCTATCGCATTGGTGTGAAGTGGGGATTCATCACGTCCGGGAATAGGGATAAAGCCAAAAAGTTTGAATATACCTTGTTTGGCATCTTTATGTTCATCGGCATCATCACCCTGATTCGTTTTGTAACGTTAGGCTAACGAGGCGAGATACCATGCAGACCTATTATTCCGATCTTCTCGTTATCGGTGCGGGACTGGCGGGCGAGCGCATTGCCGTCGAGTCGGCCGACGCCGGTTTCGATGTCATCGTATTGTCCATTGTTCCTGCCAGGCGCTCCCACTCTTCAGCCGCTCAGGGCGGTATGCAAGCTGCTCTTGGCAACTCCGCTATGGGCGAAGGCGACAATCCCGATGTCCACTTTGCCGACACCGTCAAAGGTTCGGACTGGGGATGCGACCAGGAAGTCGCTCGTATGTTCGCCGACACGGCCCCGATTGAAATGCGCCGTTTGGCGCATTGGGGTGTGCCTTGGAACCGTGTTGTTCCCGGCAAGTCCTTTTATTTCAAGGGCGGGGAAAAATTTGAAAAAGTCGAGAAAGAAGAAAAAGCCGGTTTGATTACGGCTCGCAGCTTCGGCGGCACGGCCAAGTGGCGTACCTGTTATACGTCGGATGGCACAGGGCATGCCGTTATGTGCACCATGGATAACCGTTGTGCTCAGCTCGGTATTGATGTGCGAGACAGAAAAGAAGCCATAAGCCTGATCCATGATGGCGAAACATGCTTCGGTGCTATCGTTCGTTGCCTGCGTACCGGCAAGCTTGAAGTCTATCTTTCTAAAGCGACCGCCGTCTGTACTGGTGGTTTCGGACGTATTTATAAAGCCACGACTAATGCGGTCATTTGCGATGGTGGCGGTCACATTATTGCGCATGATACCGGCGTTGTCCCTGTCGGGAACCCTGAAGCCATTCAATTCCACCCGACCGGTATCGTTCCCACGGATATTCTGGTGACAGAAGGGTGTCGCGGTGACGGCGGAACCTTGCTCGACGTCAATGAAGAACGGTTCATGCAAATCTATGAGCCGGACAAGGCCGAACTTGCTTCGCGTGACGTTGTCTCTCGATGGATGACGCACCACATGCGCCAGGGCAAAGGCGTCAAGAGCGCATATGGTGAACACCTCTGGCTTGATATTCGTCATTTGGGTGATCAGCATATTTCGACCAAGCTGCGCGAAGTCGACGAAATCTGTCACTATTTTCTGGGAGTCGATCCCCGGACACAGCTTATCCCGGTGCGCCCCACGCAGCACTATACCATGGCCGGTATCCGCACCAATAAAGACGGCGCAGTCTATGGCCTGAAAGGGTTGTACGCAGCCGGTGAAGTTGCCTGCTGGGATATGCATGGTTTCAACCGTTTGGGCGGCAACTCGTTGGCCGAAACCGTTGTTGCTGGTGGTATTATCGGAGCCAAAGTCGCCGAATACCTCAAAGGCTGTGAAACCGTCTTCAAAACTGAACTCGTCAAGCAGGCCCTTAACAAGCAGGAAGAACGCATTGCCGACCTGATTTCCGGGAAAAATGGCAAAGAAGATGTCTACAGTGTGCGCGGAGAACTCCAGGATGCACTGATGGAAGGATGCTTCGTCTTCCGGAACGGCAAAGACTTGGAAGCCTGTGTGACCAAGTTACAAGGTGTTCTGGAACGCTCCAAGCATGTCGGTTTGCGCTCCAACGGTATCGGTGCCAACCATGAGCTTGCTGCAGCTCTCAAAGTCCATGGACAAGTCAAGTTGGGGATGTGCATCGCCAAAGCTGCACTGGAACGTACGGAATCACGTGGCAGCCATACCCGCGAAGATTATCCCGAGCGCAATGACCAGGATTGGCTCAACCGCACGTTGGCCTATTGGCCCGAAGGCGCGGATATGCCCGATCTGAAGTACGAGGACGCCTCGCCCGTTTTTGAATTGCCTCCTGGCGATCGCGGCTACGGCGGTGGGAAGATCATCCCGGCCGATCCCGAGATGGTCAAATCCAAGACCATTACCAAGTAACTCGACAACGCTGGGGAAACGGCCATGAACAGAGAGCTTCAATTCAATATCTTTCGTTATAATCCGCAGGATCCAAACTCGGTTCCGCACATGCAGAAGTTTTCGCTGAACGAAACCGAGAACATGACCCTTTTTATTGCCCTCAATCGGTTGCGCGAAGAGCAGGACCCGTCGCTTATTTTCGACTTCTGCTGCCGTGCCGGTATCTGTGGTGCATGTGCCATGGTCATCAACGGTCGGCCTGGTCTGGCGTGTCAGACGAAGACTAAAGAAATGCACCCGGAAATTACGTTGCTTCCGTTGCCTGTGTATAAACTCGTTGGTGACTTGTCCGTTGATACTGGGGTTTGGTTCCGTGAAATGTACAGTAAGGTTGAATCCTGGGTACATACATCCACAGTCTTCGATCCGGCCGCAGAAGAAGAACGTATGGACAACTCCGTTGCCGAACAGGTTTACGAACTTGAACGCTGCATCGAATGCGGATGCTGTGTTGCCGCTTGCGGAACAGCACGCTTGCGTGACGACTTCTTGGGCGCAGCATCACTCAACCGGATTGCTCGTTTTGTTGTCGATCCTCGGGATCAGCGCTCGGATAAAGAGTACTTTGAAGTAATCGGCAATGATAACGGTATCTTTGG
This genomic window from Desulfovibrio inopinatus DSM 10711 contains:
- a CDS encoding fumarate reductase flavoprotein subunit, producing the protein MQTYYSDLLVIGAGLAGERIAVESADAGFDVIVLSIVPARRSHSSAAQGGMQAALGNSAMGEGDNPDVHFADTVKGSDWGCDQEVARMFADTAPIEMRRLAHWGVPWNRVVPGKSFYFKGGEKFEKVEKEEKAGLITARSFGGTAKWRTCYTSDGTGHAVMCTMDNRCAQLGIDVRDRKEAISLIHDGETCFGAIVRCLRTGKLEVYLSKATAVCTGGFGRIYKATTNAVICDGGGHIIAHDTGVVPVGNPEAIQFHPTGIVPTDILVTEGCRGDGGTLLDVNEERFMQIYEPDKAELASRDVVSRWMTHHMRQGKGVKSAYGEHLWLDIRHLGDQHISTKLREVDEICHYFLGVDPRTQLIPVRPTQHYTMAGIRTNKDGAVYGLKGLYAAGEVACWDMHGFNRLGGNSLAETVVAGGIIGAKVAEYLKGCETVFKTELVKQALNKQEERIADLISGKNGKEDVYSVRGELQDALMEGCFVFRNGKDLEACVTKLQGVLERSKHVGLRSNGIGANHELAAALKVHGQVKLGMCIAKAALERTESRGSHTREDYPERNDQDWLNRTLAYWPEGADMPDLKYEDASPVFELPPGDRGYGGGKIIPADPEMVKSKTITK
- a CDS encoding fumarate reductase, yielding MSLEAAIHVTRPSKRDAYLDWTQMLSGAVLILFMWSHMILVSSVVIGPGAMNALAYFFEATYMAQAGGPIIFLIFLLHFLLAARKIPFRSDGVKIAVGHARMLNHRDTWLWLVQVITALVILVLGAIHMWVVLTDLPITAAKSAARMQKAPWFLFYLILLPMVEMHVSVGFYRIGVKWGFITSGNRDKAKKFEYTLFGIFMFIGIITLIRFVTLG
- a CDS encoding fumarate reductase iron-sulfur subunit translates to MNRELQFNIFRYNPQDPNSVPHMQKFSLNETENMTLFIALNRLREEQDPSLIFDFCCRAGICGACAMVINGRPGLACQTKTKEMHPEITLLPLPVYKLVGDLSVDTGVWFREMYSKVESWVHTSTVFDPAAEEERMDNSVAEQVYELERCIECGCCVAACGTARLRDDFLGAASLNRIARFVVDPRDQRSDKEYFEVIGNDNGIFGCMGLLACEDVCPKQLPLQNQLGFLRRKMGITAIKSIF